Proteins encoded within one genomic window of Candidatus Neomarinimicrobiota bacterium:
- a CDS encoding aspartate 1-decarboxylase, which translates to MKRTLLKSKIHRGTVTEADLAYEGSLTLDPEYMRAADILPYEKVHIVNINNGARLETYAIEGVPGSKTICLNGAAARLGQVGDRVIVMSYVQMKEAEARNHEPTVVLLDEKNNIVSVTSDSVAA; encoded by the coding sequence ATGAAACGAACACTACTTAAATCCAAGATTCACCGGGGTACGGTGACGGAAGCAGATCTGGCTTATGAGGGAAGCCTCACGCTGGATCCTGAATATATGCGAGCAGCGGATATTCTACCGTACGAGAAAGTGCATATCGTCAACATCAATAACGGGGCACGGCTGGAAACGTATGCCATCGAAGGTGTACCGGGCAGCAAAACCATATGCCTGAATGGCGCCGCGGCCCGTCTCGGCCAGGTTGGCGATCGGGTTATTGTGATGAGTTATGTGCAAATGAAGGAAGCAGAAGCCCGGAACCATGAACCGACCGTCGTACTTCTGGATGAAAAAAATAATATCGTATCGGTTACCTCTGACAGTGTAGCCGCATAG
- the rsfS gene encoding ribosome silencing factor yields the protein MTSSELAHSIAELSLTKKAEDVTVLDLQGLTTITDYFVIASGASDTQVKAIVDAITDGLEPEIEPWHIEGYNQLRWVLLDFVDVVVHVFQRQVREYYDIERLWADADKELVTEDEVTESE from the coding sequence ATTACTTCCAGCGAATTAGCACATAGCATCGCCGAATTATCTCTCACCAAAAAAGCCGAAGACGTCACCGTCCTGGATCTTCAGGGACTGACGACCATTACCGATTATTTCGTTATTGCGTCCGGTGCGTCGGATACCCAGGTGAAAGCCATCGTAGATGCCATCACCGACGGCCTCGAACCGGAGATCGAACCGTGGCACATCGAAGGCTATAACCAGCTCCGCTGGGTGCTGCTGGATTTCGTCGATGTGGTAGTCCACGTGTTCCAGCGACAGGTCCGTGAATACTATGATATCGAGCGTCTCTGGGCCGATGCAGATAAAGAGCTGGTGACCGAAGACGAAGTGACCGAATCCGAATGA
- a CDS encoding site-specific DNA-methyltransferase, with product MTKEDQSYINRYFNENCIAGCEQHIPDDSIDLIVTDPPYGIEGDTLHKHYNRDEAHVIDGYVEVPQDKYGEFSRQWITQAERILRPGGSIYIVSGYTNLYHILETLRETSLQERNHIIWKYNFGVYTKKKYVSSHYHILYYIKPGGPVTFNTFARYGSQEKDSDGGSLNYQDREDVWVINREYKPGQKKNKNELPTALLKKIIRYSSNPGDVVGDLFLGSFSTAKVARGLNRKATGFELSKSAYTHQITAMENLDPGFLMNTVRQPENTVPRNQGKPWTEKERADLESRYRELRSDSMTKQDAIGILCDEFGRGHFGILNKVDEIEKKC from the coding sequence ATGACCAAAGAAGATCAAAGTTACATTAACCGGTATTTCAACGAAAATTGTATCGCAGGATGTGAGCAACACATCCCCGATGATTCCATTGACCTCATTGTTACCGATCCGCCGTACGGAATCGAAGGTGACACGCTCCACAAACATTACAACAGGGACGAGGCACACGTCATCGACGGCTACGTTGAAGTGCCCCAGGATAAGTACGGAGAGTTCAGTCGACAGTGGATCACCCAGGCGGAGCGGATTCTCAGGCCGGGCGGATCAATCTATATCGTCTCCGGGTATACGAATCTGTACCATATCCTGGAAACATTACGTGAGACATCGCTACAGGAGCGCAATCACATCATTTGGAAGTACAATTTTGGCGTGTATACAAAAAAGAAATATGTCTCCTCGCATTATCATATTCTTTACTACATCAAACCCGGGGGGCCTGTCACCTTCAACACCTTCGCTCGCTATGGTTCGCAGGAAAAGGATTCCGATGGGGGTTCACTGAACTACCAGGACCGGGAGGATGTCTGGGTGATCAACCGGGAGTACAAGCCGGGACAGAAAAAGAACAAGAATGAACTACCGACTGCACTGCTGAAAAAAATCATTCGCTACAGCAGCAATCCCGGCGATGTAGTGGGCGATCTGTTTCTTGGCAGCTTTTCCACCGCCAAAGTCGCCCGGGGACTCAACCGTAAGGCCACGGGATTCGAACTGAGTAAGTCAGCGTATACACATCAAATCACAGCGATGGAGAATCTTGATCCGGGCTTTCTGATGAACACAGTCCGTCAGCCGGAAAATACTGTACCAAGGAATCAGGGCAAACCCTGGACAGAGAAAGAACGTGCCGATCTGGAGTCACGCTATCGGGAACTCCGCTCGGATTCCATGACGAAGCAAGACGCCATCGGGATTCTCTGCGATGAATTCGGACGCGGGCATTTCGGGATATTGAATAAGGTGGATGAGATTGAAAAAAAGTGTTAG
- the panB gene encoding 3-methyl-2-oxobutanoate hydroxymethyltransferase: MPKKVTTKTIRSWKGSDHKITSLTAYDATFGKLVDAAGIDLILVGDSAGNVFAGHENTIPMTMDQMIYHTASVRRSVSRALLVADMPFGSYQSSDEKGIENAVRLMKEAGAEAVKLEGGKRIADLVKKLTESGIPVMGHLGLTPQSINEFGGYHTQATSEITAERLIDDAQALQHAGVFSMVLEKIPASLAKKVTETISIPTIGIGAGPDCDGQVLVIYDMLGLYDEINPKFVRRYAHLADDIRSALGKYIEDVQSGDFPSADESY, encoded by the coding sequence ATGCCAAAAAAAGTTACAACCAAGACAATCCGATCGTGGAAGGGTAGCGACCATAAGATTACCTCGCTCACGGCGTACGACGCTACATTCGGGAAATTGGTGGATGCTGCAGGCATTGATTTGATCCTGGTGGGCGACTCGGCCGGGAATGTCTTCGCCGGTCACGAAAATACGATTCCCATGACGATGGACCAAATGATCTATCACACGGCTTCAGTCCGTCGAAGTGTCTCCAGAGCTTTACTCGTCGCAGACATGCCGTTTGGTTCCTATCAGAGTTCCGATGAAAAGGGTATAGAAAACGCTGTTCGCTTGATGAAGGAGGCGGGCGCTGAAGCGGTGAAACTGGAAGGCGGAAAGCGGATTGCCGATCTTGTAAAAAAACTCACCGAGAGCGGTATCCCGGTCATGGGGCATCTGGGGCTGACTCCGCAATCTATTAATGAGTTCGGCGGGTATCACACCCAGGCGACCTCTGAGATCACCGCTGAGCGGCTCATTGACGATGCACAGGCGTTACAGCATGCGGGCGTGTTTTCGATGGTACTGGAAAAGATTCCGGCCTCGCTTGCCAAGAAGGTTACCGAAACTATCAGCATTCCCACTATCGGCATCGGCGCTGGCCCGGACTGCGACGGACAGGTTTTGGTTATTTACGATATGCTCGGTCTGTATGATGAAATCAATCCGAAGTTCGTTCGCCGATACGCGCATCTCGCCGATGATATCCGCTCTGCGCTTGGAAAATATATTGAGGATGTGCAGAGCGGCGATTTTCCGAGCGCTGACGAGTCGTATTAA
- a CDS encoding LytR C-terminal domain-containing protein produces the protein MPRRSRRRTPRRSNRKEASESRNNVKSWAINFVIGTLAVVVLGFVYSSINRIQENKQAVADLSLEESIQKYEKKSLAKELYEQKQFTDVWVEVLNGNGVAGVAGNFTDYLREQGFDVQNTDNASNFNYQNTQVIARSDEQRKAIAVAQALQIDTSQVKIQPDPSLQLDVTVILGKDYKDLSVYKSIQQSNIP, from the coding sequence ATGCCTCGACGTTCCCGCCGTCGCACACCCCGTCGTTCCAATCGCAAAGAGGCGTCCGAATCCCGGAACAATGTAAAATCCTGGGCAATTAACTTTGTTATCGGGACACTGGCAGTTGTGGTGTTAGGCTTTGTGTATTCCTCCATAAATCGCATTCAGGAAAATAAGCAGGCCGTGGCTGACCTATCTCTGGAAGAAAGTATCCAGAAATATGAAAAGAAAAGTCTGGCCAAAGAGCTCTACGAGCAGAAACAGTTCACGGATGTCTGGGTCGAGGTGTTAAACGGAAATGGGGTCGCCGGTGTGGCCGGAAATTTTACGGATTATCTGCGGGAGCAGGGCTTCGATGTGCAAAATACGGACAACGCCTCTAACTTTAATTATCAGAATACTCAGGTGATTGCCCGATCGGACGAACAACGGAAGGCCATCGCCGTGGCGCAGGCACTGCAGATTGATACGAGTCAGGTCAAGATCCAACCGGATCCGTCGCTGCAGCTGGACGTTACCGTTATCCTTGGAAAAGACTACAAAGATTTATCCGTGTATAAGTCAATTCAACAATCGAATATCCCGTAA
- the argS gene encoding arginine--tRNA ligase, with the protein MIKYLRGIIGVAADSLDYPDTDFTVERPKLDEHGNYSTNIALTLTKPLRRNPMEIAEAILDELEYDETIVDEVKIAKPGFINFYLSKDYFRQQLKVIHTQGDDFGKHPRKENPTALVEFVSANPTGPLNIGHGRQAVLGDTIANFLEWNGYAVSREYYYNDAGRQMRVLAESVKSRYYELLDENFPFPEDGYQGEYIRDIAQTLIDKHGDELLKSDSLDPFLEEAENVVFADINGTLERLGIEFDTYYNERSLYDDGAIERVLSTFKEKGHSYEEDGAVWFKATDFGQDQDRVIVKSSGEPTYRLPDMAYHTTKIERGFDRIIDLFGADHHAAYPDVMAGLQALGYATDNIEVYLHQFVTLVRDGKQMKMSTRKANYVTLDELMAEVGVDVIRYFFNMRTMNSHLNFDLDLALKQSDENPVFYLQYGHARICSIFKKAEERGVEPPDSAPDLSVIGEPEEIDLIEKMLEFPEIIASCGQTLEPVQLCQYLQDLATALHKFYTECIVISDDVKLTQARLYLIEATRIVLANGLTVLGITAPERM; encoded by the coding sequence ATGATTAAGTATCTCCGCGGGATTATCGGCGTGGCTGCCGATTCTCTCGACTATCCCGACACCGATTTTACCGTTGAGCGTCCCAAACTGGACGAACATGGCAATTACTCCACGAATATTGCCCTGACCCTCACCAAACCTCTCCGCCGTAATCCCATGGAAATTGCGGAGGCAATTCTGGATGAATTGGAGTATGACGAGACCATCGTAGACGAGGTGAAGATTGCCAAGCCCGGCTTCATCAATTTTTATCTTTCCAAAGATTACTTTCGGCAGCAGCTGAAAGTTATACATACTCAGGGCGACGATTTTGGTAAGCATCCCAGGAAGGAAAATCCGACAGCGCTGGTGGAGTTTGTCAGCGCCAATCCCACCGGGCCACTGAACATCGGACACGGCCGCCAGGCGGTACTAGGCGATACCATCGCCAATTTTCTGGAGTGGAACGGGTATGCCGTCTCCAGAGAATACTATTACAATGACGCCGGCCGCCAGATGCGCGTCCTGGCTGAGTCGGTGAAGTCCCGCTATTACGAGCTGCTGGATGAGAATTTCCCATTCCCGGAAGACGGGTATCAGGGCGAGTACATCCGGGATATCGCACAGACACTTATCGATAAACACGGTGATGAACTCCTCAAATCCGATAGTCTGGATCCGTTTCTGGAAGAGGCGGAAAACGTCGTGTTCGCGGACATCAACGGGACACTGGAACGCCTGGGCATCGAGTTCGACACTTATTATAATGAACGTTCGCTGTATGATGACGGGGCGATTGAAAGGGTACTTTCGACGTTTAAAGAAAAGGGACACTCCTACGAGGAGGACGGCGCCGTCTGGTTTAAGGCTACGGATTTCGGCCAGGATCAGGATCGGGTTATCGTCAAAAGTTCCGGCGAGCCAACCTATCGTCTGCCGGATATGGCCTATCACACCACCAAAATCGAACGTGGTTTCGATCGGATTATCGACCTGTTCGGCGCGGATCACCACGCCGCGTATCCGGACGTGATGGCTGGACTCCAGGCGCTCGGTTACGCCACGGACAATATTGAGGTGTATCTCCACCAGTTCGTGACGCTGGTACGGGATGGCAAGCAGATGAAGATGTCCACCCGCAAGGCAAATTATGTGACGCTGGACGAACTGATGGCCGAAGTTGGCGTAGACGTCATCCGGTATTTCTTCAACATGCGGACCATGAACTCGCATCTGAATTTCGACCTGGATCTGGCGCTGAAACAGAGCGACGAAAATCCGGTCTTCTATCTCCAGTACGGACACGCCCGGATTTGCAGTATCTTCAAAAAAGCCGAGGAACGTGGCGTTGAACCGCCGGATTCCGCCCCGGACCTTTCCGTGATTGGGGAGCCGGAGGAGATCGATCTCATCGAAAAGATGCTAGAATTTCCGGAAATTATCGCCTCATGTGGCCAGACGCTCGAGCCGGTGCAACTCTGTCAGTATCTACAAGATCTGGCGACGGCGCTTCATAAATTTTATACCGAATGCATCGTTATCTCCGATGATGTTAAACTGACTCAAGCAAGACTGTATCTCATCGAGGCGACGCGGATTGTCTTAGCTAACGGACTCACCGTTCTCGGCATCACCGCTCCCGAGCGGATGTAG
- the panC gene encoding pantoate--beta-alanine ligase, producing MATEVIKSVKTMQRRSASLQQAGHTIALVPTMGFLHEGHLSLVDIARGKGDTVVMSIFVNPTQFGEGEDFEDYPRDFERDLSLAMDRGVDVIFWPGADDMYPENFSTHVEVKNLTEHLCGASRPGHFQGVTTVVAKLFNIVQPDIAIFGQKDAQQGFVLKRMIRDLNFPIDIVLGPIIREEDGVAMSSRNTYLSEEEREQALSLYQGLQTAKKKVESGEVDSNIIIDKIRSVIEPNPDVEIDYIEVTDTENLSPVETIEGQVLIAVAAYVGTTRLIDNIIVSNNETNTT from the coding sequence ATGGCAACGGAAGTCATCAAATCAGTCAAAACGATGCAGCGGCGGTCGGCAAGCCTCCAACAGGCTGGTCACACCATTGCGCTGGTGCCGACCATGGGATTCCTTCACGAGGGGCACCTCTCGCTGGTGGATATCGCCAGGGGCAAGGGTGATACGGTGGTGATGAGTATCTTTGTGAATCCGACGCAATTCGGCGAAGGCGAGGATTTCGAGGATTATCCCAGAGATTTCGAGAGGGATCTGTCGCTTGCCATGGATCGGGGCGTTGACGTTATTTTTTGGCCCGGTGCCGATGATATGTATCCGGAAAACTTCAGTACACATGTCGAAGTTAAAAATCTTACAGAACATCTTTGCGGTGCGTCCCGTCCGGGACATTTCCAGGGGGTCACCACAGTGGTGGCAAAATTATTTAACATCGTTCAGCCGGATATAGCCATCTTTGGGCAAAAGGATGCCCAGCAGGGATTCGTACTGAAGCGAATGATTCGGGATCTGAATTTTCCCATCGATATTGTGCTCGGCCCGATTATCCGTGAAGAAGACGGAGTGGCTATGAGCTCCCGGAATACTTACCTTTCCGAGGAGGAGCGGGAACAGGCACTTTCCCTCTATCAGGGGCTGCAGACGGCGAAAAAAAAGGTTGAATCTGGAGAGGTGGATAGTAATATTATTATTGATAAAATCCGTTCGGTTATAGAGCCGAACCCCGACGTTGAGATTGACTATATAGAAGTGACGGATACCGAGAATTTATCGCCTGTTGAGACCATAGAAGGTCAGGTATTAATTGCGGTTGCAGCGTATGTTGGAACAACACGGTTGATTGACAATATAATAGTGAGCAATAATGAAACGAACACTACTTAA
- a CDS encoding glycine--tRNA ligase, which translates to MSKQLENLEPLVALAKRRGFIFQSSEIYGGLNSTWDYGPLGVELKRNVRDQWWHDIVTTREDVVGLDASILMHSKVWEASGHVAGFNDPLIDNKTSKARFRADHLIEQHIKNLRDKCKDDEADRVQSELESALNDNDALYDIIMKEEIRDPVGGTTDWTKVRQFNLMFKTHLGPTEDSGSQVYLRPETAQGIFVNFNNVVSTSRVKLPFGIAQIGKSFRNEVTTGNFIFRSREFEQMEIEYFVHPDQTKESFDEWVQSRFDWYVSLGVNQDKLRLRPHGEDELAHYASECKDVEYLFPFGWSELEGIADRGTYDLDRHQEYSGKRLTYFDQPNNEHVVPAVVEASAGVDRTVLTLLADAYWEDEENDRTVLQLSPKIAPTKVAIFPLFNKQGMPEMARNIYDDLHTHFATFYDDGGSIGKRYRRQDEAGTPYCITVDHDSVEDGTVTLRDRDTLEQIRLDAEQLVDVLNEKLKQTEVELE; encoded by the coding sequence ATGTCGAAGCAACTTGAGAATCTCGAACCGTTAGTAGCCCTGGCCAAACGCCGCGGATTTATTTTTCAGAGCAGCGAAATCTATGGCGGTCTGAACAGTACCTGGGATTACGGTCCATTGGGCGTGGAGCTCAAGCGAAACGTCCGGGATCAGTGGTGGCACGATATCGTCACTACCCGCGAGGATGTGGTCGGCCTGGATGCCAGTATTCTGATGCATTCCAAGGTTTGGGAAGCCTCGGGACACGTAGCAGGATTCAACGATCCGCTTATCGACAATAAAACAAGCAAAGCCCGCTTCCGCGCGGATCACCTCATTGAGCAGCACATCAAGAATCTCCGAGACAAGTGCAAAGATGATGAAGCGGATCGGGTACAGTCCGAGCTGGAAAGCGCACTGAACGATAACGACGCACTGTACGATATCATCATGAAGGAAGAGATCCGGGATCCCGTTGGCGGCACTACGGACTGGACAAAAGTTCGCCAGTTCAACCTGATGTTCAAGACCCATCTCGGCCCCACGGAAGACTCGGGCAGCCAGGTCTACCTCCGGCCGGAAACCGCCCAGGGCATCTTTGTAAATTTTAATAACGTGGTTTCCACCAGCCGGGTAAAGCTGCCATTTGGTATTGCCCAAATCGGGAAATCATTCCGCAACGAGGTGACCACCGGGAACTTTATCTTTCGCTCCCGGGAATTCGAGCAGATGGAGATCGAGTACTTTGTCCATCCTGACCAGACAAAAGAAAGTTTCGACGAATGGGTGCAGTCCCGGTTCGACTGGTACGTAAGTCTTGGCGTTAACCAGGATAAACTCCGGCTGCGGCCCCACGGGGAAGACGAACTGGCGCACTACGCCTCCGAGTGTAAAGATGTGGAGTATCTGTTTCCGTTCGGATGGTCGGAACTGGAAGGCATCGCCGACCGGGGTACCTACGACCTGGATCGGCACCAGGAATACAGCGGAAAGCGATTGACCTATTTTGACCAGCCGAATAACGAACACGTTGTCCCTGCGGTAGTAGAAGCCTCAGCCGGGGTCGACAGAACTGTACTCACGCTGCTTGCCGATGCATACTGGGAGGACGAAGAAAACGACCGGACCGTCCTGCAGCTTTCGCCAAAGATTGCACCAACCAAGGTGGCGATCTTCCCGCTGTTTAATAAGCAGGGCATGCCCGAGATGGCACGGAATATCTATGACGATCTCCACACACACTTTGCCACATTCTATGACGACGGCGGCTCCATCGGCAAGCGGTATCGCCGGCAGGACGAAGCCGGTACACCGTACTGCATCACCGTGGATCACGACTCCGTGGAGGACGGCACCGTCACTCTCAGGGATCGGGATACGCTGGAGCAGATTCGTCTCGATGCCGAACAGCTTGTTGACGTGCTGAATGAGAAACTGAAACAGACCGAGGTGGAGCTGGAGTAG
- the mnmA gene encoding tRNA 2-thiouridine(34) synthase MnmA — protein sequence MKWKPDKGERVVAAMSGGVDSSLMAKLLLDQGYDVIGVTMKLWTYERVGGNTRAADSNCCSIEEINDARMVCHQLGIPHYVLDFSDTFHDTVVENFVSEYLNGSTPNPCVLCNSRVRWVSLLDRIGEFGAEFIATGHYARRRYNPETDAMELLQGLDPQKDQSYVLWGVNQDLLRRTLWPLGNFTKETVRSDASDANLHTAQRPESFEICFVADNDYRRFLSEYATEEMESIPEGEIVDTEGNVLGMHEGYPNYTIGQRRGLGIAIGEPVYVKEIRPETNRIVVGKKQEVLSETCEIAGVNYTSGIELITPTRVRAAIRYNHRGADATLVPKENNTATIEFDEPQHAITPGQSAVFYRDDLVLGGGFIKQAA from the coding sequence ATGAAGTGGAAACCGGACAAAGGTGAGCGCGTAGTAGCTGCGATGAGCGGCGGCGTGGATTCGTCTTTAATGGCGAAGCTGCTGCTGGATCAGGGTTACGACGTTATCGGCGTCACCATGAAGTTGTGGACCTATGAACGGGTCGGCGGCAACACCCGTGCGGCGGATAGCAACTGCTGCTCCATCGAGGAGATCAACGACGCGCGGATGGTCTGTCATCAACTGGGTATTCCACATTACGTGTTGGACTTTTCGGACACGTTTCACGACACGGTGGTTGAGAATTTTGTCAGCGAGTACCTGAACGGCAGCACGCCGAATCCGTGTGTGCTCTGCAATTCGCGGGTGCGCTGGGTCTCCCTGCTGGATCGCATCGGCGAGTTCGGCGCGGAATTCATCGCAACGGGACACTACGCCCGTCGCCGCTACAATCCGGAAACGGATGCAATGGAGCTACTGCAGGGACTCGACCCACAGAAGGATCAGTCGTATGTCCTATGGGGAGTCAATCAGGATCTGTTAAGACGGACACTCTGGCCGCTGGGGAATTTCACCAAGGAGACCGTCCGCTCGGATGCCAGCGACGCGAATTTGCACACGGCACAGCGTCCTGAGAGTTTCGAGATCTGCTTTGTTGCCGATAACGACTACCGACGTTTCCTGAGCGAGTACGCGACAGAGGAGATGGAGTCCATTCCCGAGGGCGAAATCGTGGATACTGAAGGGAATGTACTGGGAATGCACGAAGGCTATCCAAACTACACTATCGGTCAGCGCCGGGGGCTCGGAATCGCAATCGGCGAGCCGGTTTATGTGAAGGAGATTCGCCCGGAAACCAACCGGATTGTTGTCGGCAAGAAGCAGGAAGTGCTGTCGGAAACCTGTGAGATTGCCGGAGTGAATTACACCAGTGGTATCGAGCTCATCACGCCAACGCGGGTCAGGGCTGCCATTCGGTACAACCACCGCGGTGCAGACGCAACCCTGGTTCCGAAGGAGAACAATACAGCGACCATAGAATTCGACGAACCACAACACGCCATCACACCGGGGCAATCAGCAGTGTTTTACCGCGATGACCTGGTGTTGGGCGGCGGATTTATTAAGCAGGCGGCGTGA
- the topA gene encoding type I DNA topoisomerase yields the protein MAKNLLIVESPSKAKTLKKYLGKDYDVKSSVGHIRDLPPKELGIDVENNFEPTYQTIRGKGKIIKELKKAARNSDSIYLGTDPDREGEAIAWHIAKILNGNKQDVHRVLFHEITKSGVKSGLADPHSINDNLVNAQQARRILDRLVGYKVSPFLWKTLYRGLSAGRVQSVALRIIVEREREIEAFEPDEYWSVHAQLKGENTDVFTSDLHKVNGEDPEIGSEEEVNEILSTLNEQDFIVDSIKKKTVSRKPYPPYTTSTLQQDAAYKLGFSPKKTMALAQRLYEGVEVNGETQGLITYMRTDSTRLANEALAGSRDAVKKWAGDKYLPKSPRQYASKKSQVQDAHEAIRPTVWNLPPDKIKGQLPNDHFKLYTLIWYRLLGSQMSPAKYARTTIDIAAGEEYQFRTSGSILKFDGYLKAYKRMPNGYEEDKDTDVPEDIEEGETLSLEEITPEQHFTKPPAHYNESSLIKELDNQGIGRPSTYSQIITTLYDRDYVNREGKQLIPTELGFTVCDVLVKHFPNIFNTKFTAQMEDELDKIEAGKDDWVDVVQDFYKPFNKSLEAVQSKSKDIKKSLQEGTGEKCEKCGREMVIKWGRNGKFLACSGFPDCKNTKPLEEQGPPEETDENCEKCGSTMVIKTGRYGRFMACSNYPECKNTKPIPLGIDCPEDGGDIVERRSRKGKVFYGCANYPDCEFAVWDKPVPHSCPNCDAEFLVEKNTKSKGEFFKCLNCKAEMEPENFTDEEVSDAKGAA from the coding sequence ATGGCGAAAAATCTGTTAATAGTTGAATCGCCGTCCAAAGCCAAAACCCTGAAGAAGTACCTTGGCAAAGATTATGACGTCAAATCGTCGGTGGGGCACATCCGGGATCTGCCACCGAAGGAATTAGGGATAGATGTAGAGAATAATTTCGAACCGACCTATCAGACCATTCGCGGCAAGGGCAAGATCATCAAAGAATTAAAGAAGGCCGCAAGGAACTCTGATTCTATCTACCTCGGCACCGATCCCGACCGGGAAGGCGAGGCCATTGCATGGCACATCGCCAAAATCCTGAACGGCAATAAGCAGGACGTCCACCGGGTGTTGTTTCATGAAATCACCAAGTCCGGGGTGAAAAGCGGGCTGGCCGATCCGCATTCTATCAACGACAACCTCGTGAACGCCCAGCAAGCGCGCCGTATTTTGGACCGCCTGGTGGGATACAAAGTGAGTCCCTTTCTCTGGAAAACCCTCTACCGTGGACTGAGCGCTGGACGCGTCCAGTCGGTGGCGCTCCGGATTATCGTGGAGCGGGAGCGGGAAATCGAGGCGTTCGAACCGGATGAGTACTGGTCGGTCCATGCACAACTCAAGGGCGAGAACACCGATGTCTTCACCTCGGATCTGCATAAAGTTAATGGTGAAGATCCGGAGATCGGCTCGGAAGAGGAAGTGAACGAGATCCTCTCCACGCTGAACGAGCAAGACTTTATAGTAGATTCTATCAAAAAGAAGACGGTCTCGCGGAAACCGTATCCGCCTTATACCACCAGTACTTTACAACAGGATGCGGCCTACAAGCTCGGCTTCTCTCCAAAGAAGACCATGGCGCTGGCGCAGCGGCTCTATGAAGGCGTCGAAGTCAACGGGGAGACGCAGGGTCTCATCACCTATATGCGTACCGACTCCACTCGTCTGGCCAACGAAGCACTGGCCGGTTCCAGGGATGCAGTGAAGAAGTGGGCCGGCGATAAATATCTACCGAAGAGCCCCCGGCAGTATGCCAGCAAGAAAAGCCAGGTTCAGGACGCCCATGAGGCAATTCGACCGACCGTCTGGAATCTTCCGCCAGATAAAATCAAGGGCCAACTCCCAAACGATCATTTCAAGTTATATACCCTTATTTGGTATCGGTTGCTCGGTTCACAGATGTCCCCGGCGAAATACGCCCGGACGACCATCGACATCGCCGCCGGGGAAGAGTATCAGTTCCGGACATCCGGTTCCATCCTGAAGTTCGACGGATACCTGAAGGCATATAAACGGATGCCCAATGGCTACGAGGAAGACAAAGATACAGATGTGCCCGAAGATATTGAGGAAGGCGAAACTCTCAGTCTTGAGGAGATTACACCGGAACAGCACTTTACCAAGCCGCCGGCTCACTACAATGAGAGCAGCCTGATTAAAGAACTGGACAATCAGGGCATTGGGCGCCCCAGTACGTATTCGCAGATTATTACCACGCTCTATGATCGGGATTACGTGAACCGGGAAGGCAAACAGCTCATCCCCACCGAACTCGGCTTTACCGTGTGTGACGTCCTGGTGAAGCACTTTCCGAATATCTTTAACACAAAGTTCACCGCACAAATGGAAGACGAGTTAGATAAGATCGAGGCGGGCAAGGACGATTGGGTTGATGTGGTTCAGGATTTCTATAAACCGTTCAACAAATCGCTGGAAGCCGTGCAGAGTAAAAGCAAAGACATCAAGAAATCACTCCAGGAAGGCACCGGTGAAAAGTGTGAGAAGTGCGGCCGGGAAATGGTCATTAAATGGGGACGAAACGGCAAATTCCTGGCCTGCAGCGGATTTCCCGATTGTAAAAACACAAAACCTTTGGAAGAACAAGGTCCGCCGGAGGAGACCGACGAGAACTGCGAAAAATGCGGTTCGACAATGGTAATCAAAACCGGGCGATACGGACGATTTATGGCCTGCAGCAACTACCCGGAGTGTAAAAACACCAAGCCGATTCCACTGGGAATCGACTGTCCCGAGGACGGCGGAGATATCGTGGAACGCCGCTCCCGGAAGGGCAAGGTATTCTATGGATGCGCGAACTACCCGGATTGTGAGTTCGCGGTCTGGGATAAACCGGTACCGCACTCCTGCCCGAATTGCGATGCCGAATTTTTGGTAGAAAAGAACACGAAGTCCAAGGGTGAATTTTTCAAATGCCTGAATTGTAAAGCAGAGATGGAGCCGGAAAATTTTACGGATGAGGAAGTGTCCGACGCGAAAGGAGCAGCGTAA